A genomic window from Chloroflexota bacterium includes:
- a CDS encoding CoA transferase translates to MSPHKQRPLQGYRVINFGWVFAGPYLASMLGDLGAEVIKAETRSRIDSMRLSPDNLDKDPDRDPWFHSGVRNQLSVTIDMAKPEAIPVLKNLVRISDIVIENFSPRVMKEHTLDYESLVAVNPAIIMISLPAAGSYGPLRDAQTYGPSLTSLAGIDSMVGYCGERVLGLQQAYADINSSLHGSFAVMAALYYRKRTGKGQHIDMAQLEAVLSTAGEAVMEYTMNGRVPGTLGNRHPTMCPHNNYRCKGDDKWVSIAVQTEEEWKAFCEAIGTPPWVQEERFADRYSRIKNREELDKLISQWTINYTYYEIMETLQKFGVAAAPCLDTEGRFFDPHLQARQTYMEVEHPATGVDWVANSAWRMSGNPTEIHHRSPLLGEHNNYVFRELLAMTDEEITRLEEQKVIY, encoded by the coding sequence TTGAGTCCACATAAACAACGTCCCCTTCAAGGCTATCGAGTGATCAACTTTGGTTGGGTGTTCGCTGGCCCCTATCTGGCTAGCATGTTAGGCGATCTGGGGGCCGAAGTAATAAAGGCGGAGACAAGGAGTCGCATAGACTCCATGAGACTCAGCCCCGACAATCTGGACAAAGACCCGGATAGAGACCCGTGGTTTCACAGCGGGGTCCGCAATCAACTGAGCGTTACTATAGATATGGCCAAACCCGAGGCCATACCGGTGCTCAAGAACCTCGTCAGAATAAGTGATATTGTGATTGAGAATTTCTCTCCCCGTGTTATGAAAGAGCATACCCTGGATTACGAGTCATTGGTAGCAGTGAACCCCGCTATTATCATGATTTCCCTGCCTGCCGCTGGAAGCTATGGCCCCTTGAGAGATGCCCAGACTTATGGACCTTCACTGACCAGCCTTGCTGGCATTGACAGTATGGTAGGCTACTGCGGTGAACGTGTCTTGGGCCTGCAGCAGGCATATGCTGACATCAACAGCTCCCTTCATGGATCTTTTGCTGTCATGGCTGCCCTGTACTACCGCAAGAGAACCGGCAAAGGACAGCATATCGACATGGCCCAGTTGGAAGCAGTACTCAGCACTGCCGGCGAGGCAGTAATGGAATACACCATGAACGGGAGGGTCCCAGGGACTCTGGGCAACCGCCATCCCACAATGTGTCCTCACAACAATTACCGCTGCAAAGGAGACGATAAGTGGGTTTCCATCGCCGTGCAGACAGAAGAGGAATGGAAGGCTTTTTGTGAGGCCATTGGTACTCCTCCCTGGGTACAGGAGGAGAGATTCGCCGATAGATATAGCCGGATTAAGAATCGAGAAGAACTGGATAAACTCATCTCACAGTGGACCATCAACTACACCTACTACGAGATAATGGAAACACTTCAGAAGTTTGGGGTCGCAGCAGCACCCTGCCTCGACACCGAAGGAAGGTTCTTCGACCCACATCTCCAGGCAAGGCAAACGTATATGGAGGTTGAGCACCCCGCCACAGGTGTAGACTGGGTGGCCAATTCAGCCTGGAGAATGTCGGGAAACCCCACTGAGATTCATCACCGCTCACCATTACTTGGAGAGCACAACAACTACGTTTTCAGAGAACTCCTGGCCATGACTGACGAAGAGATCACCCGCCTGGAAGAACAAAAGGTTATCTACTAG
- a CDS encoding CoA transferase produces the protein MDEKALSGLKVLEYADFIAGPYCGKLLADLGAEVIKVEKPDIGDDSRRHGPFPQDIPHPEKSGLFLYLNANKLGITLDVETGTGANILKQLLRETDIFIEDNPPATTERLGLSYPNIRKVNPHAIMVSLTPFGQSGPYRDYKGHAINCSALGGQSVCAGEPGREPLTPPLSLGHYQSGAAGAAAAMAAVFTQEATGEGQHIDVSEAQVWATLHTGNQESAFVMHGMKRMRWGHRTPGVYPYTILPCKDGFVSMIAIQGYQWKRFLELIGDGEVPGWYSNEPRFQDRREISLKYADEMDGLLAPWLTAHTKEEIHHLCLEKRIPFSPVKNIKEVVNDKHLEVREYFVEIDHPAAGKLKYPGAPCKFSETPWKMERPAPLLGEHNEEIYCHRLGYPREELVQLHRGGII, from the coding sequence ATGGATGAAAAGGCCTTAAGTGGACTAAAGGTACTGGAGTACGCCGATTTCATAGCCGGACCTTACTGCGGTAAGCTTCTGGCTGATCTTGGCGCTGAGGTAATCAAGGTAGAGAAACCTGATATCGGCGACGACTCAAGAAGACACGGTCCCTTTCCACAGGACATACCCCACCCTGAAAAGAGTGGCCTTTTCCTCTACCTGAACGCAAATAAACTTGGCATAACCCTCGATGTCGAGACTGGTACAGGAGCCAACATACTAAAACAGCTTTTGAGGGAAACCGACATCTTCATAGAAGATAACCCCCCCGCGACAACGGAGAGGCTGGGACTCTCCTATCCAAACATCCGAAAAGTAAACCCCCATGCCATTATGGTCTCTCTCACCCCCTTCGGACAGAGCGGGCCCTATAGGGACTACAAGGGACATGCTATAAATTGCAGTGCCCTGGGTGGGCAGAGTGTCTGTGCAGGTGAACCCGGAAGAGAACCCTTAACTCCACCGTTAAGCCTGGGACATTACCAGAGTGGGGCAGCCGGTGCTGCAGCCGCCATGGCGGCTGTGTTCACCCAAGAAGCAACCGGTGAAGGGCAACATATTGACGTCTCTGAAGCGCAGGTTTGGGCTACTCTTCACACCGGGAATCAGGAATCGGCCTTCGTAATGCACGGAATGAAGCGCATGAGGTGGGGACACCGCACCCCGGGAGTTTATCCATACACCATACTACCCTGCAAGGATGGCTTCGTGAGCATGATCGCTATCCAGGGTTACCAATGGAAGAGGTTCCTGGAGCTTATTGGCGATGGAGAAGTACCCGGTTGGTATTCCAACGAACCCAGATTCCAGGATCGCCGCGAAATAAGCTTGAAGTACGCCGATGAGATGGATGGACTTCTGGCCCCCTGGCTGACCGCACACACCAAGGAGGAGATACATCACCTCTGCCTGGAAAAAAGGATCCCTTTCAGCCCTGTCAAGAACATAAAAGAGGTAGTTAACGACAAACATCTCGAAGTGCGGGAGTATTTCGTAGAAATAGACCATCCAGCCGCTGGCAAACTGAAGTATCCCGGCGCCCCGTGCAAATTCTCAGAAACGCCCTGGAAAATGGAAAGACCCGCCCCCCTGCTCGGGGAGCATAACGAGGAAATCTACTGTCACCGCCTCGGATATCCCAGAGAAGAGCTGGTGCAACTTCATAGGGGAGGAATCATTTGA
- the rsmG gene encoding 16S rRNA (guanine(527)-N(7))-methyltransferase RsmG translates to MLELLLDGADRLGLTLTPEQVRQFQLYYEELVDWNKRVNLTAITSYEEVQLKHFLDSLTIVPVLGGGAWAKRNPLFIDVGTGGGIPGVPLKIVLPEARVVLLDSVAKKTACVQHMVNRLGLEQVQVLTARAEDIAHQPDYREMFDLVVCRAVSKLATIAELTLPLCKKGGIVVAPKKGQIERELSQATKAIDILGGELGEIREVNLKDLDQHLLVILNKVLPTPSKYPRRAGMPAKHPL, encoded by the coding sequence ATGCTGGAGCTTCTCCTAGACGGTGCCGATCGGCTAGGCCTCACCCTCACTCCAGAGCAAGTTCGGCAATTTCAACTCTACTACGAGGAACTGGTCGACTGGAACAAGAGGGTAAACCTGACTGCCATCACCAGTTATGAAGAGGTACAGCTCAAACACTTCCTGGACTCCCTCACTATAGTACCCGTCTTAGGGGGTGGGGCCTGGGCAAAAAGAAATCCCCTTTTCATAGACGTTGGCACCGGAGGTGGAATTCCAGGCGTCCCCCTGAAGATCGTCCTTCCGGAAGCCAGGGTAGTACTGCTGGACTCTGTGGCCAAGAAAACAGCTTGTGTACAACATATGGTGAATAGACTCGGTCTTGAGCAAGTACAGGTTCTAACCGCACGCGCCGAAGACATCGCTCATCAACCAGACTACCGCGAGATGTTTGACCTGGTCGTCTGTCGCGCTGTCAGCAAGCTCGCCACCATCGCCGAGTTGACTCTGCCGCTATGCAAGAAGGGTGGGATTGTTGTCGCCCCCAAGAAAGGGCAAATCGAGAGAGAACTGAGCCAGGCCACCAAAGCGATAGATATTCTCGGCGGTGAGCTAGGAGAGATCAGGGAAGTGAACCTGAAAGACCTGGATCAACACCTGTTGGTCATTCTGAATAAGGTATTACCCACTCCATCAAAGTACCCCCGTCGTGCCGGCATGCCAGCAAAGCATCCTCTTTAA
- a CDS encoding response regulator transcription factor, with translation MPQQKPLILIVDDDSGLVKLVSLNLELDGYQVITAAEGKTALQLIKNEQPALVLLDIMMPGMDGFQTCKRIREFSEVPIIMITAKGGVEDVVHGLDIGADDYITKPFSINELLARVKAVLHRAKFPQEEPQPPFTSGQLRIDFDHHLVTIDEREVMLPPTEYRIICLLARNAGRVITHEYLLTEVWGREYRSDTHILQVAIARLRKKLGEDPGNPKHIVTRPGIGYTFHKKPEEPDCSNHSEPTYCTTGREQGE, from the coding sequence ATGCCTCAACAGAAACCACTGATCCTAATCGTTGATGATGACTCAGGGCTAGTGAAACTGGTTAGCCTCAACCTGGAATTAGACGGCTACCAAGTAATAACAGCTGCTGAAGGCAAGACAGCACTCCAGCTTATCAAGAACGAGCAGCCAGCATTAGTCCTCCTCGACATCATGATGCCAGGCATGGATGGGTTCCAGACATGCAAACGTATACGCGAGTTCTCAGAAGTGCCCATCATAATGATCACAGCTAAAGGCGGGGTGGAAGATGTGGTTCATGGTCTCGATATCGGTGCTGATGATTACATAACCAAGCCTTTCAGCATCAACGAGCTTCTGGCTAGAGTAAAGGCAGTCCTTCACCGAGCAAAGTTTCCACAGGAAGAACCACAGCCTCCATTCACTTCAGGCCAGTTGCGCATAGACTTCGACCATCATTTGGTAACCATAGACGAAAGAGAAGTTATGCTGCCACCAACCGAATACAGGATTATCTGTCTGCTGGCCCGTAACGCCGGTAGAGTGATTACGCATGAATATCTTCTCACTGAGGTCTGGGGACGAGAGTATCGCAGTGACACACACATCCTCCAGGTAGCTATTGCACGCCTGAGGAAAAAGCTTGGGGAAGATCCCGGCAACCCTAAGCACATTGTCACCAGGCCAGGGATCGGTTACACCTTCCACAAGAAACCGGAGGAGCCAGACTGTTCAAACCATAGCGAGCCCACATACTGTACCACGGGACGTGAACAAGGGGAATAG
- the uvrB gene encoding excinuclease ABC subunit UvrB: protein MSSFEISSEFRPTGDQPQAVEKLIDGLSKGYKRQTLLGVTGSGKTFTMANVIERIQRPALVICHNKTLAAQLYTEFKDFFPQNAVGYFVSYYDYYQPEAYIPHTDTYIEKETDINEEIDKLRHAATRALFERRDVVIVASVSCIYGLGSPEDYHGFVIGLKKGEKRNRNKIVRQLVDMQYQRNDIDFSRGRFRIRGDVLEIQPSYQEKAVRIEFWGDEIERIMEIDPLTGEVLTECDYIDIYPAKHFVTSREKLVAAISDIRSELEERMAELQSQGKQPEAARLETRTNYDIEMLQEVGYCTGVENYSRHLSRRPPGSPPSTLFDYFPDDFLLFVDESHMTLPQIRGMYHGDRSRKETLVGYGFRLPSALDNRPLTFEEFENRINQVIYVSATPGPYEYEHGQQIAEQLVRPTGLLEPSVEVKPTKGQIDDLLEQIKTRVNHGERCLVTTLTKRMAEELSEYLREMGVKTHYLHSEIETLERVEILRDLRLGVYDVVVGINLLREGLDLPEVSLVAILDADKEGFLRSTGALIQTMGRAARHVDGHVIMYADSITGSMRAAIDETHRRRSVQEAYNREHGITPQSIRKAIKDINDGIKAVAEAHAPYKADRSFSKDQIAGLIKDVESQMKSAARNLEFEKAALLRDRIIDLRKQLVEFQQIDSSNEQNHRPHPVKEKKTKESVKSHHKVVK from the coding sequence ATGTCATCCTTTGAAATCTCCTCTGAATTTAGACCTACTGGCGACCAGCCCCAAGCAGTGGAAAAGCTGATAGATGGACTATCTAAAGGATATAAACGGCAAACGCTCCTGGGAGTAACCGGCAGCGGCAAAACCTTCACCATGGCTAATGTCATCGAAAGGATTCAGAGGCCTGCCCTGGTCATCTGCCATAATAAAACCCTGGCAGCCCAGTTGTACACCGAGTTTAAGGATTTTTTCCCTCAAAATGCTGTGGGGTATTTTGTCAGTTACTATGACTACTACCAACCAGAGGCATATATTCCCCACACTGACACATACATAGAGAAGGAAACAGACATAAACGAGGAAATCGACAAGCTGCGCCATGCTGCTACCCGTGCACTCTTTGAGAGAAGGGATGTGGTTATCGTAGCTTCAGTCTCCTGTATCTACGGTTTGGGTTCACCCGAAGACTATCACGGCTTTGTGATTGGGTTGAAGAAAGGTGAGAAACGAAATCGGAATAAAATAGTGCGCCAACTCGTTGATATGCAGTATCAGCGAAATGACATCGACTTTAGCCGCGGCAGGTTCCGCATTCGGGGTGATGTTCTGGAAATCCAGCCCTCTTACCAGGAAAAAGCAGTGCGGATTGAATTCTGGGGAGATGAAATCGAGCGTATTATGGAGATCGACCCGCTCACCGGAGAAGTGCTGACAGAATGTGACTATATAGACATCTACCCGGCAAAGCATTTCGTCACCTCACGTGAAAAACTGGTTGCAGCTATATCCGATATCCGGTCAGAACTGGAAGAAAGAATGGCAGAGCTGCAGAGCCAGGGAAAACAGCCAGAGGCAGCCAGGTTGGAGACACGCACCAATTATGACATCGAGATGCTCCAGGAGGTGGGATATTGTACCGGAGTGGAGAACTACTCCCGCCATCTTTCACGCCGTCCACCAGGCAGTCCACCATCAACTCTCTTTGATTACTTTCCCGACGACTTCTTGTTGTTTGTCGATGAATCCCACATGACCCTGCCCCAAATCAGGGGGATGTACCACGGCGACAGAAGTCGGAAGGAAACACTGGTAGGATATGGCTTCCGCCTGCCATCCGCTCTGGATAACCGCCCCCTGACCTTTGAAGAATTCGAGAATCGCATCAATCAGGTTATCTATGTCTCGGCCACACCAGGACCTTACGAATACGAACATGGTCAGCAGATAGCAGAGCAGCTTGTCCGCCCTACCGGCCTGCTCGAACCCTCTGTCGAGGTCAAACCCACCAAAGGCCAAATAGACGACCTTCTGGAACAGATCAAGACCCGTGTCAACCACGGAGAACGTTGTCTGGTAACCACCCTCACCAAGAGAATGGCAGAGGAACTTTCCGAATATCTCAGAGAAATGGGGGTAAAGACCCACTACCTTCATTCAGAGATTGAGACGCTGGAAAGGGTAGAGATTCTGCGTGACCTCCGCCTTGGTGTCTATGACGTAGTAGTGGGGATAAATCTTCTCCGGGAGGGTCTTGACTTACCGGAGGTGAGCCTGGTAGCTATTCTTGATGCCGATAAAGAGGGTTTTTTAAGGTCAACAGGAGCACTCATTCAGACTATGGGACGTGCCGCCCGCCATGTTGACGGGCATGTCATCATGTATGCCGACTCCATCACCGGTTCAATGAGGGCGGCTATTGATGAGACCCACCGGCGTCGTTCAGTTCAGGAAGCCTATAACCGCGAGCACGGTATTACCCCGCAGAGTATCAGAAAAGCCATAAAAGATATAAACGACGGAATCAAGGCGGTTGCCGAGGCTCATGCCCCTTACAAAGCAGACCGTTCCTTCTCCAAGGACCAAATAGCCGGCCTGATCAAGGATGTGGAATCCCAGATGAAGAGTGCTGCCAGAAATCTAGAATTCGAAAAGGCAGCCCTTCTGCGTGACCGCATCATCGATCTCAGAAAGCAACTAGTCGAGTTTCAACAAATTGATAGCAGCAACGAGCAGAATCACAGGCCACATCCCGTCAAAGAGAAAAAAACCAAAGAGTCTGTCAAAAGTCATCATAAAGTGGTTAAATAG
- a CDS encoding polyprenol monophosphomannose synthase, whose protein sequence is MLDGEMRNERSIPVQLLRKAPALYNGAVMRAIVMLPTYNEKDNIENIVGQVLEQGDVSIVVVDDSSPDGTGEIADRLAAEKPGKIHVIHRQERGRGTAGIAGLKYAREQDVDCIIEMDADFSHDPGNIPQFLEKIRDYDVVIGSRLVMGSRSQRSPVRRLISSGANIYTRLLLGWYIGDWAGGYKCYRREALRSLDFDAFYSKGYSIGMETLYRLVRNGFSYVEIPIEFTDRRKGEAKFSAGEIVSYAANVIRVRFGF, encoded by the coding sequence ATGTTGGATGGTGAAATGAGGAACGAACGGTCAATCCCGGTGCAGCTTTTACGAAAGGCCCCGGCGCTATATAATGGGGCCGTTATGAGAGCAATAGTGATGTTACCCACTTACAATGAGAAGGATAATATTGAGAATATTGTCGGGCAGGTATTGGAACAGGGTGATGTGAGCATCGTGGTTGTGGATGATAGCTCACCTGATGGAACAGGTGAAATAGCTGACAGGTTAGCAGCGGAGAAGCCAGGTAAGATTCATGTGATTCATCGGCAGGAACGGGGCAGGGGCACGGCTGGGATTGCTGGGCTCAAGTATGCCAGAGAGCAAGACGTTGACTGTATTATCGAAATGGATGCTGATTTTTCTCATGACCCCGGAAATATCCCGCAATTCCTGGAAAAGATAAGAGATTACGATGTAGTTATTGGTTCGCGGTTGGTGATGGGAAGCAGATCGCAGCGAAGCCCGGTGAGAAGATTGATCAGCAGTGGTGCCAACATATATACGCGACTGCTATTGGGATGGTACATCGGAGACTGGGCTGGCGGGTATAAGTGTTATAGGCGGGAGGCCTTAAGGTCGTTGGATTTCGATGCTTTTTACTCAAAGGGTTACTCCATCGGTATGGAAACGCTTTACAGGCTGGTAAGAAATGGTTTTAGCTATGTAGAGATACCTATTGAATTCACGGATAGGAGAAAGGGCGAAGCCAAATTCTCGGCGGGGGAGATCGTGAGTTACGCGGCTAATGTCATTCGAGTAAGATTTGGGTTTTAG
- a CDS encoding response regulator transcription factor, translating to MPQRKPLILVVDDDPGILKLVSLNLELEGYHAITARDGKTALELIENEQPILVILDIMMPGMDGFQTCERTREFSEVSIIMLTAKGRAEDVIHGLDVGADDYVIKPFSTDELLSRVRAVLRRSKFPEEMPQPPFISGQLCIDFSRHQVTIAQEEVLLTPTEYRTLCLLARNAGKTITQDQLLTEVWGQEYCGDTHILQVAVARLRKKIGDDPSNPRYIVTRPSIGYTLKKAPSPHAE from the coding sequence ATGCCCCAACGTAAACCATTGATCTTAGTTGTTGATGACGACCCGGGGATCCTGAAGCTGGTTAGCCTCAATTTAGAGCTGGAAGGCTACCATGCAATCACAGCTCGTGATGGCAAAACAGCACTGGAACTCATTGAGAATGAGCAGCCAATATTAGTCATCCTTGACATCATGATGCCTGGCATGGATGGCTTCCAGACATGCGAACGTACCCGCGAATTCTCAGAGGTGTCTATCATAATGCTCACTGCCAAAGGTCGCGCTGAGGATGTAATACACGGCTTAGATGTCGGTGCCGATGATTATGTAATCAAACCCTTCAGCACCGATGAACTACTGTCCCGAGTAAGAGCAGTACTTCGCCGATCAAAGTTCCCAGAGGAAATGCCACAACCACCATTTATTTCAGGACAGCTGTGCATAGATTTTTCCCGACACCAGGTGACCATAGCCCAGGAAGAGGTTCTGCTGACTCCCACCGAGTACAGAACACTATGCCTGCTGGCTCGCAATGCTGGTAAAACCATTACCCAAGATCAGCTTCTGACTGAAGTCTGGGGACAAGAATACTGTGGCGACACCCATATTCTTCAAGTGGCTGTGGCCCGACTGAGAAAGAAAATCGGTGATGATCCCAGTAACCCCAGATATATCGTTACCAGACCGAGTATTGGTTACACCCTTAAAAAAGCCCCAAGCCCTCATGCAGAGTAA
- a CDS encoding PAS domain S-box protein, protein MNDERKSKEPLIDRLPTLHKGVDGLRKSLDILHNQAQQLLDSLFGNSPTGIHIVQNGIIQYVNHQFQIYTGYSKAELLGMDYFTLVVPEDRDEVRDNALKILRGDLPSPHEYRIVTKNGKTGWVAETIISMQFQGQQAALGSFIDITEHKKIEQTLKESEERYRTLFESAEEGILVIDSETNTFTYANPAIGRMLGYTQEELRGMDRSAIHPMDERDHILSEIEAQATGKKALASDIPCITKDGTVIYADISATKALINMKECTIGFFRDITERKRIEDELSESEEKLRAIFESVADGVMVTDLEGTITALNDAAVSLYGYSHKEELLGRSALDFVSPKDRVKALENMKHTLQYGRSGNTEYTLLTKGDREIDAELSSALLRDKSGKPAGFIALTKDITERKKTEEEILQRNQELAALHQVLTSITHTLDLDKVIKDIVSQVGKALDSNYTSIVIVNEDGSLGVGSEEFVGIPSLSTKTQPHGVTRRIVDITPPPIAARPHGVTRGIINSGEPAIIDDVDTVEGTNPVLLAAGIRSYAGVPIKSKNTVIGVLFVHNTRPNAFAGKTNLLIAFADEAAIAIENAQLYKEASTAGALREADRLKTELLANVSHDLRTPLTSIKGYTTTILRHYEKLTDKEKHNFLHEIDLASDRLTELIENLLQLSKLEAGGFLMNKEPIGITSIVNNAIEDMEQKAKNSHFVTRFAEFLPLVEADPRRIRQVLDNLLSNAVKYSPEDTEISVQCESNKQELIVRVHDQGIGISHQELRKVFERFYQAASGQSHKGGGVGLGLAICKGIIGAHGGRIWAESALGKGSIFTFTLPLSPQETKSSG, encoded by the coding sequence ATGAATGATGAGAGAAAATCCAAGGAACCACTCATCGACAGATTGCCGACACTGCATAAAGGGGTCGATGGGTTGAGAAAATCATTAGACATCCTCCACAACCAGGCTCAGCAGTTGCTCGACAGCCTATTTGGTAATTCCCCGACTGGCATCCACATTGTCCAAAACGGAATCATTCAATATGTCAACCATCAGTTCCAAATATACACAGGTTACAGCAAGGCAGAATTGCTGGGCATGGATTATTTCACGCTTGTCGTACCAGAGGACAGGGATGAGGTAAGAGATAATGCCTTAAAGATACTGCGGGGGGATTTGCCCTCTCCACATGAATACAGGATTGTCACCAAAAATGGCAAGACAGGATGGGTAGCAGAGACGATCATATCTATGCAGTTCCAGGGACAACAGGCAGCCTTAGGAAGCTTCATAGACATTACCGAACATAAGAAGATAGAACAAACCTTAAAAGAATCAGAGGAAAGATATCGAACACTGTTTGAGTCCGCTGAGGAAGGGATACTTGTAATAGACAGTGAGACAAACACATTCACGTATGCTAACCCGGCCATAGGTAGAATGTTGGGATATACTCAAGAAGAACTAAGGGGAATGGATAGGAGTGCCATTCATCCGATGGATGAACGGGATCACATACTCTCTGAAATCGAGGCTCAGGCGACAGGGAAAAAAGCGCTGGCGTCAGACATTCCCTGCATTACCAAAGACGGAACCGTGATATATGCAGATATAAGCGCAACCAAGGCTTTGATAAACATGAAGGAGTGCACCATAGGCTTCTTCAGAGATATTACCGAACGTAAACGGATAGAAGATGAACTATCAGAGTCAGAAGAGAAGTTGCGCGCCATATTCGAATCCGTTGCGGACGGAGTCATGGTCACTGATCTAGAAGGCACCATCACTGCACTGAATGATGCTGCAGTTTCCCTCTACGGATATAGCCATAAAGAAGAGCTCCTCGGACGGAGCGCTCTCGACTTTGTTTCCCCAAAAGACCGCGTTAAAGCCCTGGAGAACATGAAACATACATTACAATACGGCCGAAGCGGTAATACCGAGTATACCCTGCTGACCAAGGGTGACAGAGAAATTGATGCCGAGTTAAGCAGTGCACTGCTGAGGGATAAATCCGGGAAACCAGCAGGATTCATTGCACTTACAAAGGATATCACTGAACGCAAGAAGACTGAAGAGGAGATACTCCAGCGCAACCAGGAACTGGCCGCTCTGCATCAAGTATTGACGTCAATAACCCACACCCTCGACCTTGACAAGGTGATCAAGGATATTGTCTCTCAGGTTGGCAAAGCGCTCGATTCTAATTACACCAGTATTGTGATAGTGAATGAAGACGGCAGCCTCGGTGTAGGTAGTGAGGAGTTTGTAGGCATCCCTTCATTATCCACCAAGACACAGCCACATGGTGTTACCAGAAGGATAGTAGATATTACACCACCTCCAATCGCAGCACGGCCACATGGAGTGACCAGGGGAATCATCAACAGCGGTGAACCTGCAATCATCGACGATGTAGACACCGTCGAAGGCACCAACCCTGTCCTTCTGGCAGCAGGGATTAGATCATACGCCGGCGTGCCTATAAAGTCTAAGAATACCGTCATCGGAGTTCTATTCGTCCACAACACAAGGCCAAATGCCTTTGCCGGCAAAACGAACCTGCTTATCGCCTTTGCCGATGAGGCAGCTATCGCCATCGAAAATGCTCAGCTTTACAAGGAAGCAAGCACAGCTGGGGCACTCCGCGAAGCAGACCGCCTCAAGACCGAGCTTCTGGCCAATGTCTCCCATGACTTGCGCACACCTTTAACTTCAATCAAAGGCTACACCACAACCATACTCCGCCATTATGAGAAGCTCACTGACAAGGAAAAACACAACTTTCTTCACGAAATTGATCTCGCAAGCGACAGGCTTACCGAACTCATTGAAAACCTGCTGCAACTTTCAAAACTCGAAGCTGGTGGGTTCCTTATGAACAAGGAGCCCATTGGCATTACTTCTATCGTCAACAACGCCATAGAGGATATGGAACAGAAGGCAAAGAATTCCCATTTTGTCACGCGGTTTGCTGAATTCTTACCCCTGGTGGAAGCCGATCCCCGCCGCATCCGCCAAGTACTGGACAACCTCCTGAGTAATGCAGTCAAATACTCGCCAGAGGACACAGAGATCTCGGTGCAGTGTGAATCGAATAAACAGGAGCTTATCGTCCGTGTTCATGACCAGGGTATCGGCATCAGCCACCAGGAATTGCGCAAGGTCTTCGAGCGTTTCTACCAGGCTGCTTCCGGGCAGTCTCACAAGGGTGGTGGCGTTGGTTTGGGTTTAGCCATCTGCAAGGGTATAATAGGTGCTCACGGAGGCCGCATCTGGGCAGAGAGCGCCCTGGGTAAAGGCAGTATCTTCACATTCACGCTGCCACTGTCCCCTCAGGAAACTAAGAGCTCAGGCTAA